In Oceanispirochaeta sp., one DNA window encodes the following:
- a CDS encoding SoxR reducing system RseC family protein — MIQPTIVEEKLTDDTILVRYPNPKADKSKASRSFWKVKERCFPAENPEAFSLSKGDMVEILIDPKSSIIAAFMIFMVPLLGFLAFYGIASFLTAVEVLLFFSGVLGLAAGVGLNVLLRKFKGPGELPVIKRKMSLEDMKEFMDCHDACKACKGCG, encoded by the coding sequence ATGATACAACCAACAATCGTTGAAGAAAAATTGACGGATGATACAATCCTTGTCCGTTATCCCAATCCCAAGGCGGATAAATCAAAAGCATCCCGCTCCTTCTGGAAGGTCAAGGAACGCTGTTTTCCTGCCGAAAATCCAGAAGCATTTTCATTGTCCAAGGGTGATATGGTGGAAATCCTGATAGATCCCAAGTCTTCCATCATCGCGGCCTTTATGATCTTCATGGTTCCTCTTTTAGGATTTCTGGCTTTTTATGGAATCGCTTCTTTTTTGACAGCTGTGGAAGTTCTTCTGTTTTTCTCTGGAGTCCTGGGTCTGGCCGCTGGAGTGGGCCTGAATGTTCTGCTGCGCAAATTCAAAGGACCGGGAGAACTACCCGTCATAAAGAGGAAGATGTCATTAGAGGATATGAAGGAATTCATGGATTGTCATGACGCCTGTAAAGCCTGTAAAGGCTGCGGTTGA
- a CDS encoding TIGR00282 family metallophosphoesterase, translating to MRILFIGEIVSKAGVFTVKKLLPKLKEEKNLDFVVANGNGVTGGFGMGMNHSLYLKKLGLDAITSGECVFYKKDMVGFIPKASFLIRPANYPPGSPGRGWGIYNVGDQKIAIISLLGQSGYQRVHLSNPFSYVTDLISRVKETTPHIIVNFHATTTAEKQTLAYIVDGHASAMIGTGTKAITADAGLMKKGTAMITDAGRCGSLHSVGGLEKNLEIQKFLTQIPERSQDAWDQLEMQGVLLDLDDQGKARSIETLRIPCTEKPDDTTNNR from the coding sequence ATGCGAATCCTGTTTATTGGAGAGATTGTCAGTAAGGCCGGTGTCTTTACTGTCAAAAAACTACTTCCGAAACTAAAAGAAGAAAAGAACCTCGATTTTGTCGTTGCCAACGGGAACGGTGTGACCGGTGGTTTTGGAATGGGAATGAATCATTCTCTGTATCTGAAGAAACTGGGACTTGATGCCATTACTTCGGGAGAATGTGTCTTCTATAAAAAGGATATGGTGGGATTTATCCCAAAAGCATCCTTTTTGATCCGCCCTGCAAACTATCCACCCGGTAGTCCCGGAAGAGGATGGGGTATCTATAATGTGGGAGATCAGAAAATCGCCATCATTAGTCTTCTGGGTCAATCCGGATATCAGAGAGTACACCTGTCAAATCCATTTTCATATGTCACTGATCTGATCAGCCGAGTGAAAGAAACCACCCCCCATATCATTGTAAACTTCCATGCTACCACAACGGCAGAGAAGCAGACCCTTGCTTATATTGTAGACGGCCATGCCAGTGCCATGATTGGAACGGGAACGAAAGCCATAACTGCGGATGCTGGCCTAATGAAAAAGGGAACTGCCATGATTACAGATGCCGGCCGCTGTGGAAGCCTTCATTCTGTGGGAGGTCTGGAGAAGAATCTGGAGATTCAAAAATTCCTGACTCAGATACCAGAAAGGTCCCAGGATGCCTGGGATCAGCTGGAAATGCAGGGCGTTCTCCTTGATCTGGATGATCAGGGAAAAGCCCGGAGCATCGAAACCTTAAGAATACCCTGTACGGAGAAACCTGATGATACAACCAACAATCGTTGA
- a CDS encoding LptA/OstA family protein: MNKKRFLFLIMLLFSLLPITAEQYSFTSDFLKSVMAEGKENTLLEGNVLIQSEKKKIKADRVEILGKDFQFFICEGNVEVEDLEKNFTLTSDVFHYDNDNRIIRITGPSMMEDRENKMIIKCSYFENREKDDLIILQVGVRILKEDLACRSEFAVYYRDRNVLELTGLPVVYRKDDVFRASRITVDLDTDEIRMEGVVQGSLLSKSQDDNDAENNPAEVVEDSQADTELETPEESP; this comes from the coding sequence ATGAATAAAAAAAGGTTTCTATTTTTAATAATGCTTCTGTTCTCCCTTTTACCGATCACAGCAGAGCAGTACAGTTTTACCAGTGATTTTTTAAAATCGGTCATGGCCGAGGGGAAAGAAAACACCCTCCTTGAAGGGAATGTGTTGATACAGTCGGAGAAGAAGAAGATCAAGGCTGATCGTGTTGAGATTCTAGGTAAGGATTTTCAGTTTTTCATCTGTGAAGGAAACGTTGAAGTGGAGGACCTTGAAAAAAACTTTACTCTGACATCGGATGTGTTTCATTATGATAATGACAATAGAATCATCAGAATAACCGGTCCTTCCATGATGGAAGACAGAGAAAATAAGATGATTATTAAATGCAGCTATTTTGAAAATAGGGAAAAGGACGATCTGATTATTCTACAGGTCGGAGTGCGTATTCTCAAAGAAGATCTGGCTTGCAGGAGTGAATTTGCCGTGTATTACAGAGACCGGAATGTTCTTGAACTAACCGGTTTACCCGTCGTCTATAGAAAGGACGATGTTTTCAGAGCCTCCCGTATCACTGTAGATCTGGATACGGATGAAATCAGGATGGAAGGGGTAGTTCAGGGGTCACTGCTTTCCAAGAGCCAGGATGATAATGATGCAGAGAACAATCCGGCCGAAGTCGTCGAAGACTCCCAGGCTGACACGGAATTGGAAACACCTGAGGAGAGCCCATGA
- the lptB gene encoding LPS export ABC transporter ATP-binding protein codes for MSKAMISDTKSLQVENVKKLYGKKVAVKTMSFTMHQGEIVGLLGPNGAGKTTCFYIIAGFIRATAGRILLDNTDITNEPMYKRSRLGISYLPQEPSVFRKLTVEDNIWAILETRDDLSKVEKKEKMEHLIEDLGVQKVRRQKAFTLSGGERRRTEIARSLATDPRFLLLDEPFAGIDPIAVYEIKKIIEHLSERGIGILITDHNVRDTFTITHRSYITNLGEIIVSGSKEELLESELARTIYLGKDFSM; via the coding sequence ATGAGTAAGGCAATGATTTCTGATACAAAGTCTCTTCAAGTCGAAAATGTTAAAAAATTGTATGGAAAAAAAGTCGCCGTTAAAACCATGAGTTTTACTATGCATCAGGGGGAAATCGTTGGCCTTTTAGGTCCCAACGGAGCCGGCAAAACCACTTGTTTTTATATCATTGCAGGATTTATCAGAGCCACAGCGGGACGCATTCTTCTGGATAATACTGACATCACCAACGAGCCGATGTACAAGCGTTCCCGCCTGGGCATTTCATACCTGCCTCAGGAGCCCTCAGTTTTTCGGAAGCTGACGGTGGAAGACAATATCTGGGCCATTCTCGAAACGCGGGATGATTTGAGTAAAGTAGAAAAGAAAGAAAAGATGGAGCACCTCATTGAGGACCTGGGAGTACAGAAGGTTCGGAGACAGAAAGCTTTTACTCTCTCGGGAGGGGAAAGAAGGCGGACGGAAATTGCCCGCTCTCTGGCGACGGATCCCCGTTTTCTGCTTCTGGATGAACCTTTTGCCGGAATTGATCCCATTGCTGTCTACGAGATTAAAAAAATCATAGAGCACCTTTCTGAACGAGGAATCGGCATTCTGATAACCGACCATAATGTACGGGATACCTTCACCATCACTCATCGCTCCTATATCACGAACCTGGGTGAGATCATTGTCAGTGGAAGCAAAGAAGAGCTTTTAGAAAGTGAGCTGGCACGAACCATATACCTGGGAAAAGATTTTTCAATGTAA
- a CDS encoding chemotaxis response regulator protein-glutamate methylesterase → MSENKISVLVVDDSALMRNIISKLIEKDSDLQVVGTAMNGRFGLNKIPRLTPDVIVLDLEMPEMNGIEFLKEMHSLGHNIPVIILSSIAKKGARITMEALALGASDFITKPSGSTPDELEKIGNQLVTVLKAFGSNYRRKQGNSVPPLVDKQVQSLSMDMETNRQESSRLPGRISIKQDAWEKITPSKEPEKPEVIVIGISTGGPNALRKVFSEIDPELSVPIVVVQHMPAGFTKEFAASLNRICPLEVKEAAEGDLVKAGRILIAPGDAHVSIEKKSLASIIHLHDTELVNGHKPSAGVLFDSVACAYGNKSIAVIMTGMGKDGAREIGKVFKEGGMTIAQDSSSCIVYGMPRVAVEHDYIRKIVSLDDMAQTISRLAAG, encoded by the coding sequence GTGTCAGAGAACAAAATATCAGTGCTGGTTGTAGACGATTCGGCATTGATGAGAAATATAATATCCAAACTGATCGAAAAAGACAGCGATCTTCAGGTCGTTGGTACGGCCATGAATGGTCGTTTTGGATTGAACAAGATTCCCCGGCTGACCCCGGATGTGATTGTTCTGGACCTGGAAATGCCCGAAATGAACGGCATTGAGTTTCTTAAGGAGATGCATAGCCTAGGTCATAACATCCCTGTAATCATCCTGTCATCCATCGCCAAAAAAGGCGCCCGAATCACCATGGAAGCCCTGGCTCTGGGAGCCTCTGATTTTATAACAAAACCCAGCGGTTCGACTCCGGATGAGCTTGAAAAAATCGGAAATCAACTCGTAACAGTTCTTAAAGCCTTCGGTAGCAATTATAGAAGAAAGCAGGGGAACAGCGTTCCTCCTCTTGTGGACAAGCAGGTTCAGTCTCTGTCTATGGATATGGAAACCAATCGGCAGGAATCATCTCGTTTGCCTGGTAGAATCAGTATCAAACAGGATGCCTGGGAAAAAATAACACCTTCGAAAGAGCCGGAAAAGCCGGAAGTCATTGTCATTGGCATCTCAACTGGAGGACCAAATGCCCTCAGGAAGGTCTTTTCAGAAATAGATCCAGAACTTTCTGTACCGATTGTAGTGGTTCAGCATATGCCCGCCGGGTTCACCAAGGAGTTTGCCGCCAGTCTGAACAGGATTTGTCCACTGGAAGTCAAAGAAGCTGCTGAGGGTGACCTGGTCAAGGCAGGTAGGATACTGATTGCTCCAGGTGATGCTCATGTCTCTATCGAAAAGAAGTCCCTGGCCTCAATTATTCACCTCCACGATACTGAGCTGGTCAATGGACACAAGCCCTCTGCGGGGGTCCTTTTTGATTCGGTTGCCTGCGCTTATGGAAATAAATCCATTGCTGTGATCATGACAGGGATGGGTAAGGATGGAGCACGGGAAATCGGAAAGGTCTTCAAAGAGGGCGGGATGACGATTGCCCAGGATTCTTCCTCATGCATTGTCTATGGAATGCCCAGGGTCGCCGTAGAACATGACTACATCCGGAAAATCGTATCCCTGGATGACATGGCCCAGACCATCAGCAGGCTGGCGGCAGGCTAA
- a CDS encoding protein-glutamate O-methyltransferase CheR has translation MSDFLKDSDFMRIRDLIYNESGIHFSDSNRTILESRLKERLKLLKLESISEYYNSLTGSDSELKDFLDSVTTNLTRFFRNQAHYDTFINYVIPDLVERKRKSGEKKISIWSAGCSTGEEPYTNAMVLKEHLPPDFKIEVVASDLSLKSLMKAKEGVYLKNRITGIPDKYLNKYFTEEDNSYRVKPEIGGLIKFDYHNLKFGSSLKNLDIVFCRNVLIYFDEPAQKNVIDNFWNSMAPHSYLFIGHSESLFGMDTQFKFIKTDWACIYGKIKD, from the coding sequence ATGTCAGACTTCCTGAAGGACTCTGATTTCATGAGAATTAGAGATCTCATATATAATGAAAGTGGAATCCATTTCTCTGATTCAAACAGAACCATTCTTGAAAGCCGATTGAAGGAACGCCTGAAACTTCTGAAACTGGAGAGCATCAGTGAGTACTATAATTCCTTGACAGGAAGTGACAGTGAGTTGAAAGATTTTCTGGATTCAGTCACGACCAATCTGACTCGCTTTTTCAGGAATCAGGCCCATTATGATACATTCATAAATTATGTGATTCCTGACCTGGTAGAACGCAAAAGAAAAAGTGGTGAAAAGAAAATCTCAATATGGAGTGCCGGATGTTCTACTGGAGAAGAACCCTATACAAATGCAATGGTCCTCAAAGAACACCTCCCTCCGGATTTCAAGATCGAAGTTGTAGCTTCTGACCTCAGTCTTAAATCATTGATGAAGGCAAAAGAAGGGGTTTATTTAAAGAATCGGATTACTGGAATCCCGGATAAATATCTGAATAAATACTTCACAGAAGAGGATAATAGCTATAGGGTTAAGCCGGAAATTGGGGGACTAATCAAATTTGATTATCACAACCTGAAATTCGGAAGCAGTTTGAAGAACCTGGACATTGTTTTCTGCAGGAACGTATTAATCTACTTTGATGAACCTGCACAAAAAAATGTTATTGACAACTTCTGGAATTCAATGGCCCCCCACTCCTATTTGTTTATTGGTCATTCCGAGTCACTTTTCGGCATGGATACTCAATTTAAATTTATTAAAACAGACTGGGCGTGTATCTACGGTAAAATTAAGGATTAA